The nucleotide sequence ATACCGGCGGGCCCACGCGGGTAGAGCGCGCGCCTTCGGAAAGCGCCCTCGCCGCCTTGGTAAGCGGCGGGAGGCGGCCGTCGGGCGGATCGACGATCAGCGAACTGCGGTGCGCGAAAGGTGTCGAGAGCAGCCACTCGGAGAGGCCCTTGGTACCACCTTCGGCCGGCCTGTATTCCGCATCCGATTGCTCCGCGGCGGCCAGTCTTTCGGCAAACTCGGCGTCGGTCAGTTCCGCCCGGTCGCCAAACTCTTGCGGACGCTCGAGGCGAATTCGGGCATCGTTGACCATCTGCACCGGCCATGTGCCGGTAAGGTCGGGATCGCCCCATTCGGTGCGAGGCGCTTCGAAATCGCTATTGCCGGCCGCCAAGAACGCCGCGAGCGCAACCGGGACGGCCCGTGTCACAGCACCCGCCAGACCCACAGCTTGATCGAACTCGCATAGCGCGCGCCCGAGCAGATGAAGATCGAGCGATTGAGCCAATCGTAGGGGCCTTCGGGGGCGATGAATTCGGGGACCGTTCGGAAATAGTACTCGTCGGGTTCGACCGGCTCGCCCCGGCGCAGCCGATCCATGACCTCGGGCGGACCGTGGCGCAGGCCCTTGTTGCGGATCTGGATCAGCGCGCCGTCGTCGGTTTCGATCGCATAGATCGCGTCGGCCACGGTCACTCCGTCGGGCCGGGTCAGCTGCCAGTCGGCCGAATTGCCCATCAGCTTGCCGGAAATCTTCGGACCCTTGACGTAGCCGCCGGCCTTGATCGGGATGATCCGCCGGGTTCCGTCGACCACCGGCCCAATCTCGCGCGGGGTCTCCAGCTCGCCGCCGGCTTCGTAGACAAACTCAAGTTCAGGCTTGATCAAGGGCTCTCTCCGCACGGTTTTCCGTGACCCGGTGAGTGCACAATCCTAGGCTGAAATCCAAGCGAATCGCACCAATATTGCGTCCACGGGGCGCAGAAGGAGAGGAAAATGGCGGCTGAACTCTACGCGGACTATGTCATCGTCGGTGCAGGCAGCGCCGGATGCGTGCTGGCGGCGCGGCTGAGCGAGAGCGGGACACACAAGGTGGTCCTGCTCGAGGCGGGCGGCGACGACCGGCCGCTCAAGGAGCCCGGCCAGTTCATGTCCAACCTGATGATCCAGACCCCGATCGGGTTCGGCAAGACGCTCAACGATCCCAAGGTCAACTGGCTCTACGATACCGAGGTCGACCACGGCACCGGCGACCGGCCGCACAAGTGGCCCAAGGGCAAGGTGCTCGGCGGCTCGAGTTCGATCAACGGGTTGCTCTACGTCCGCGGCCAGGCGGCCGATTACGACGGCTGGGCGCAGATGGGTGCGCGCGGGTGGAGCTGGGACGATGTCCTGCCCTACTTCAAGAAGGCGCAGAATCAGGAGCGCGGCGAGATCGACACCCACGGGGTGGGCGGCCCGCTCAACGTCTCCGACTTCCCGGAAAAGCACCCGATTTCCGCGGCGCTGATCGAGGCGTGCGAGGAATACGGCCTGCCCTACCGCGAGGACCTCAACAACGGCGATCAGGAAGGCGTCACCTGGTTCCAGCTCACTGCCAAGAAGGGCAAGCGCCACTCGGCCGCCAACGCCTACCTCCACCCGGCGATGGGCCGCGAGAACCTGCTGGTCGAGACCCGCGCGATGACTACCCGGATCATCTTCGAGGGCAAGCGCGCGGTCGGCGTCGAGTTCATGCAGAACGGCGAGAAGCGCCGGGTCATGGCGGCGCGCGAAGTCATCCTCAGCGCCGGATCGGTCGAATCGCCCAAGCTGCTCGAGATCAGCGGTGTCGGTCAGGGCGAGTTGCTGCGCGAACTGGGCATTCCCGTGGTCCACGAGAGCAAGATGGTCGGCGAGAACCTGCAGGACCACGTGATGATCGGCTGCCAGGCGCGCCTCAAGGAGGACTGGCACTCGATCAACTATCGTTCGACCGGGCTCAACCTGGTCAAGGAGATCGCCAAGTACGGTATCACCCGCACCGGCATCCTGAGCATGGCGGTGGCCCACGGCTGCGCTTTCGCCAAGACCCGGCCCGAGCTCGAGCACCCGGACATGCAGATCCACATGATGGCGGCGAGCATGGACCTCGAGGTCTTGGCGACGACCCAGGGGCTGCAGCTCGAAAAGGAGCCGGGCATGGCCAGCAACCCGTGCCAGCTGCGCCCGGAATCGCGCGGCAGCATCCACGCCCGCTCGCCCGACGGGATGGTCAATCCGAAGATCGTCCCGAACTACCTCTCCGACCCGATCGATCAGCAGATGGCGGTCGAACAGCTCAAGGTCATTCGGGCGATCTGGAATCAGCCGGCAATCCGCCAATACATGAAGGACGCCGGCGACCCGTTCGGCGATACCGATCAGGCCATGTTCGAATATGCCAAGATGGCCTCGGCCACGGTCTACCATCCGGTCGGCACGGTCGCGATGGGGGACGAGCGCTACCCGGTCACGCCCGAGCTCAAGGTTCGCGGCGTCGAAGCACTGCGGGTCATCGACGCCAGCGTGTTCCCCAAGATCACCAGCGGCAACACCAACGCCCCGACGATCATGATCGCCGAAAAGGGCGCCGAGATGATCCTCCAGGATGCGAAGGAATCGGTCGCGGCCTGACCGGCCGAGCACCGCGACGCCGGAATCGGGCAGCCGCAGAGGCGGCGCTGATCCCGGTTATCAGATCTGCAGGTCGTCGACGATCTCGACCACCTTTTCGCTCGTCTCGCGGGCACGGTTGCCGACCCGCGGCTGGTCGAGCGCGGCGAGAACCGGCGCGTCGCGGCCGTAGATGTCGTCGAAACTGCGCAGCTCGCCGTCGATGTCGCGGCCCATGGTGAAATACGTGATGTAGACGGGCATCGTCTTGACCACCGGCACGCGGGTGTACTTGCCCGAGCTGGAGATCTCTACGG is from Croceibacterium aestuarii and encodes:
- a CDS encoding DUF3237 domain-containing protein, which codes for MIKPELEFVYEAGGELETPREIGPVVDGTRRIIPIKAGGYVKGPKISGKLMGNSADWQLTRPDGVTVADAIYAIETDDGALIQIRNKGLRHGPPEVMDRLRRGEPVEPDEYYFRTVPEFIAPEGPYDWLNRSIFICSGARYASSIKLWVWRVL
- a CDS encoding GMC family oxidoreductase, which encodes MAAELYADYVIVGAGSAGCVLAARLSESGTHKVVLLEAGGDDRPLKEPGQFMSNLMIQTPIGFGKTLNDPKVNWLYDTEVDHGTGDRPHKWPKGKVLGGSSSINGLLYVRGQAADYDGWAQMGARGWSWDDVLPYFKKAQNQERGEIDTHGVGGPLNVSDFPEKHPISAALIEACEEYGLPYREDLNNGDQEGVTWFQLTAKKGKRHSAANAYLHPAMGRENLLVETRAMTTRIIFEGKRAVGVEFMQNGEKRRVMAAREVILSAGSVESPKLLEISGVGQGELLRELGIPVVHESKMVGENLQDHVMIGCQARLKEDWHSINYRSTGLNLVKEIAKYGITRTGILSMAVAHGCAFAKTRPELEHPDMQIHMMAASMDLEVLATTQGLQLEKEPGMASNPCQLRPESRGSIHARSPDGMVNPKIVPNYLSDPIDQQMAVEQLKVIRAIWNQPAIRQYMKDAGDPFGDTDQAMFEYAKMASATVYHPVGTVAMGDERYPVTPELKVRGVEALRVIDASVFPKITSGNTNAPTIMIAEKGAEMILQDAKESVAA